The following proteins come from a genomic window of Pararhodobacter sp.:
- a CDS encoding GNAT family N-acetyltransferase: MTRLQAAQRQTMAYDVRLASSEVELLAAQRLRYAVFVEELGATGLSVDHAQRLERDLLDPHFDHLLLIDRNIPPETLDHVIGAYRLLPQDRAEALGRFYSDAEYDLGPLRRSGRKLVELGRSCVHRNHRRGVAMLHLWNGLAAYVLARDIKILFGVASFHGTDPAHHAAALTWLHTHHLAPPELRVTVWPDHAQPMDLMPIERVVQAEALAAIPPLIRAYLRLGGFVGEGAFIDHDFNTTDVCLILDTATMSERAVDHYTRKTARR, encoded by the coding sequence ATGACCCGGTTACAAGCAGCGCAGCGACAGACGATGGCCTATGACGTTCGACTGGCTTCGAGCGAGGTTGAACTGTTGGCCGCGCAACGGCTGCGCTATGCTGTTTTCGTTGAGGAACTCGGCGCAACCGGGTTGAGTGTCGATCATGCGCAGCGTCTCGAGCGCGATCTACTCGACCCGCATTTTGACCACCTGCTGCTGATCGACCGCAATATCCCACCCGAAACCCTGGACCATGTGATCGGTGCCTACCGCTTGTTGCCACAAGACCGTGCCGAGGCTCTGGGCCGGTTCTATTCTGATGCGGAATATGATCTGGGCCCCTTGCGGCGAAGCGGGCGCAAGCTGGTGGAACTGGGGCGCTCTTGTGTGCATCGCAACCACCGGCGCGGGGTGGCGATGTTGCATCTGTGGAACGGGTTGGCCGCCTATGTGCTGGCCCGCGATATCAAGATCTTGTTTGGCGTGGCCTCGTTTCACGGCACGGATCCGGCGCATCATGCGGCTGCACTGACATGGCTCCATACGCATCATCTTGCGCCGCCCGAGTTGCGGGTCACGGTCTGGCCTGATCACGCCCAGCCGATGGATTTGATGCCAATCGAACGCGTCGTGCAGGCCGAGGCTCTTGCCGCGATCCCGCCTCTGATCCGCGCCTATTTGCGGCTGGGAGGTTTTGTCGGTGAGGGAGCCTTTATCGACCATGATTTCAACACGACGGATGTCTGCCTGATCCTCGACACCGCAACCATGTCCGAGAGAGCCGTTGACCACTATACCCGAAAAACCGCCCGCCGCTGA
- a CDS encoding DUF3553 domain-containing protein produces MSQFLEPGMFVRHPARPDWGLGQVQSVVGHRVTVNFEEAGKVVVDTRVITLDWQPTA; encoded by the coding sequence ATGTCCCAGTTTCTTGAACCCGGAATGTTTGTGCGCCACCCGGCAAGGCCCGATTGGGGCCTGGGGCAGGTGCAATCCGTGGTCGGGCACCGCGTGACGGTGAATTTCGAAGAGGCGGGCAAGGTGGTGGTGGATACACGGGTGATCACTCTGGACTGGCAGCCGACGGCTTGA
- a CDS encoding histidine phosphotransferase family protein, translated as MTDDTLELAALIGSRMCHDLVSPLGAIGNGLELLRMTQPASAELELVEEAVKVAQARVRLFRLAFGAASAEQSIRARELDEALQALSANGRIKVDGAVPDAVPRVTARRLCLAALCAETALAWGGTISVSRDGLRAEAPRLKLDEALWTPLANGVRATSLTSATVHFGLLADSGVVAVAFDDTSLTIRV; from the coding sequence ATGACCGACGATACTCTGGAACTTGCGGCGTTGATAGGCTCGCGGATGTGTCACGATCTGGTCAGCCCGCTGGGGGCCATCGGCAATGGCCTTGAGTTACTGCGCATGACGCAACCGGCCAGTGCAGAATTGGAGCTGGTGGAAGAGGCCGTCAAGGTCGCGCAGGCGCGCGTGCGGCTTTTCCGACTGGCCTTTGGGGCAGCCTCGGCCGAACAAAGCATCCGAGCGCGTGAGTTGGATGAGGCGTTGCAAGCCTTGAGCGCGAATGGCCGGATCAAAGTGGACGGCGCCGTCCCGGACGCGGTTCCCCGGGTCACCGCGCGCAGGTTGTGCCTTGCGGCGCTGTGCGCCGAGACAGCCTTGGCTTGGGGTGGCACGATTTCTGTAAGCCGTGACGGGCTGCGCGCCGAAGCCCCGCGCCTGAAGCTGGACGAGGCATTGTGGACTCCCTTGGCAAACGGAGTCCGCGCAACATCGCTGACCTCCGCCACGGTGCATTTCGGCTTGCTGGCCGACTCCGGAGTCGTTGCAGTCGCTTTCGACGACACCAGCTTGACGATCAGGGTCTGA
- a CDS encoding glutamate-5-semialdehyde dehydrogenase, translated as MDGTEITQQMAALGVAARAAAADLAFATPEAKTLALTAAAEAVWAQRRDILAANAKDLAYGRDKGLSEAMMDRLMLNEGRIQSIVDGLRAIAGQNDPVGAVIAEWDMPSGLHIRRVRTPLGVIGVIYESRPNVTADAAALCLKSGNAVILRGGSESYHSSSALHGCMVEGLRAAGLPEAAIQMVPTRDRAAVTEMLRMVGAIDVIVPRGGKGLVGLVQAEARVPVFAHLEGICHVYADAAADLDKARRVVLNAKTRRTGICGAAECLLIDQGFYDAHGAVLIEDLVKAGVEVRTEGVLLEVPGTVPAQPEDFGREFLDAIIAAKIVDGVDGAIAHIQRYGSQHTESILTENPVAAQRFFDRVDSAIVMHNASTQFADGGEFGMGAEIGIATGKLHARGPVGAEQLTSFKYLVEGDGAIRP; from the coding sequence ATGGACGGAACCGAAATCACGCAGCAAATGGCGGCGCTTGGCGTGGCCGCGCGGGCCGCAGCCGCAGATCTGGCCTTTGCGACTCCAGAGGCCAAGACCCTTGCCCTGACCGCCGCCGCCGAGGCGGTCTGGGCGCAGCGCCGCGATATATTGGCCGCCAATGCCAAGGATCTGGCCTATGGTCGCGACAAAGGTCTGTCAGAGGCGATGATGGACCGGTTGATGCTCAATGAGGGTCGGATTCAGTCCATCGTTGACGGGTTGCGCGCCATTGCCGGGCAAAATGACCCGGTTGGCGCGGTGATTGCCGAATGGGACATGCCCTCGGGGCTGCATATCCGCCGGGTGCGCACACCGCTTGGCGTGATTGGCGTGATCTATGAAAGCCGCCCGAATGTGACAGCGGATGCCGCGGCGCTGTGCCTGAAGTCGGGCAATGCGGTGATCCTGCGCGGCGGGTCCGAGAGCTATCACTCGTCGTCGGCGTTGCATGGCTGCATGGTTGAGGGGCTGCGTGCGGCGGGCCTGCCCGAAGCGGCGATCCAGATGGTTCCCACACGCGACCGCGCAGCGGTGACGGAAATGTTGCGCATGGTCGGCGCGATCGACGTGATCGTCCCGCGTGGCGGCAAGGGGCTGGTCGGTCTGGTGCAAGCCGAAGCGCGCGTTCCGGTGTTCGCCCATCTTGAGGGGATTTGCCACGTCTACGCCGATGCCGCTGCCGATCTGGACAAGGCGCGCCGCGTGGTCCTGAATGCCAAGACCCGTCGCACCGGAATCTGCGGCGCGGCGGAATGCCTGCTGATCGACCAAGGTTTTTATGACGCGCATGGCGCGGTTTTGATCGAGGATCTGGTCAAGGCCGGGGTCGAAGTGCGCACCGAAGGCGTGTTGCTGGAGGTCCCCGGGACCGTCCCCGCACAACCCGAGGATTTTGGGCGCGAATTCCTGGATGCGATCATCGCGGCAAAGATTGTCGACGGCGTTGACGGGGCCATCGCGCATATTCAGCGCTATGGCAGCCAACACACCGAGTCGATCCTGACCGAAAATCCCGTTGCCGCGCAGCGTTTCTTTGACCGGGTAGACAGCGCCATTGTCATGCACAACGCCTCGACGCAATTTGCCGACGGCGGAGAGTTCGGCATGGGCGCGGAAATCGGCATTGCAACCGGGAAATTGCATGCACGCGGGCCGGTCGGGGCCGAGCAATTGACCAGCTTCAAATACCTTGTCGAAGGTGACGGGGCGATCAGACCCTGA
- the proB gene encoding glutamate 5-kinase has protein sequence MSVARDVPDLLKARRLVVKIGSALLVDATTGRLKSDWLKALALDVIAAKQRGADVVLVSSGSIALGRRVLKLPAGALPLEQSQAAAAVGQIQLARAYEEALAPHGITTAQVLVTLDDTEDRRRYLNTRATMETLLALGTVPIVNENDTVATDEIRYGDNDRLAAQIAITVGADQLVLLSDVDGLYTGNPHTDPGATHLTFIEAITPQIEAMAGDPVSGLSKGGMKTKITAARTATAGGCAMVIASGNQMRPLLAISQGATCTWFAAVGDPQAARKRWIAAMKPRGALHIDAGAVAALQAGKSLLPAGVVSLEQKFGRGDAVSILGPDGQALGQGLVRYTADETRAILGKHTDRIAEILGYPGRAALIHRDDMVV, from the coding sequence CTGAGTGTCGCACGCGATGTTCCGGACCTGTTGAAAGCCCGCAGGCTGGTCGTCAAGATCGGCTCGGCCTTGCTGGTGGATGCGACGACAGGACGCTTGAAATCCGACTGGCTCAAAGCCTTGGCCCTGGATGTCATCGCCGCTAAACAGCGCGGCGCTGACGTGGTTCTGGTGTCGTCGGGGTCGATTGCCCTTGGTCGCCGGGTGCTCAAGTTGCCGGCGGGGGCATTGCCCCTGGAGCAATCGCAGGCGGCGGCGGCCGTGGGCCAGATCCAACTGGCGCGCGCCTATGAAGAAGCCCTGGCACCGCATGGGATTACCACGGCGCAGGTTCTGGTCACGCTGGATGATACCGAGGATCGTCGCCGCTATCTGAACACGCGCGCAACGATGGAGACGTTGTTGGCGTTGGGAACGGTTCCCATCGTCAACGAAAATGACACCGTCGCCACGGATGAGATCCGCTATGGCGATAATGACCGACTGGCCGCGCAAATCGCGATCACGGTGGGCGCGGATCAGTTGGTGCTGTTATCGGATGTGGACGGGCTTTATACCGGCAACCCGCATACCGACCCCGGGGCCACGCATTTGACCTTTATCGAGGCGATTACGCCACAGATCGAGGCGATGGCGGGCGACCCGGTCTCTGGGCTGTCCAAGGGCGGGATGAAAACCAAGATCACCGCTGCGCGCACCGCGACGGCGGGCGGCTGTGCGATGGTGATTGCGTCGGGCAATCAGATGCGCCCCCTGTTGGCGATTTCCCAAGGCGCGACCTGCACCTGGTTCGCCGCCGTCGGCGACCCGCAAGCCGCGCGCAAACGCTGGATTGCGGCGATGAAGCCGCGCGGTGCGCTGCACATTGATGCGGGCGCTGTCGCGGCGTTGCAAGCCGGAAAATCCCTGCTTCCAGCGGGGGTTGTCAGCCTCGAGCAGAAATTCGGGCGCGGCGATGCGGTGTCCATCCTCGGACCGGACGGGCAGGCGCTGGGGCAGGGGCTGGTGCGCTATACCGCCGATGAGACGCGCGCTATCCTAGGCAAGCATACCGACCGGATCGCTGAAATCCTAGGCTATCCTGGCCGCGCGGCGCTGATCCATCGGGATGATATGGTGGTCTGA
- the obgE gene encoding GTPase ObgE, whose amino-acid sequence MKFLDLAKVTIRSGSGGNGCVSFRREKFIEFGGPDGGDGGRGGDVWVECVPALNTLIDFRYQQHFFAVDGRPGMGKQRTGKDGDDIVLRVPAGTEILEDDGETVIVDVTEVGQRYLLAKGGNGGWGNLNFKSSTNQSPRRANPGQEGVEREIWLRLKLIADAGLAGLPNAGKSTFLAATSNARPKIADYPFTTLHPNLGVVGIDGREFVMADIPGLIEGASEGRGLGDQFLGHIERCSVLLHIVDGTSEDVAEDFRIIDTELKLYSEIVSEKPRIVALNKSDALTDEELAERTAALEQACGSRVYVMSAATSKGVLQVLRAIWTEISAQRAEASSDEEIEPWRP is encoded by the coding sequence ATGAAATTTCTCGATCTCGCTAAGGTTACCATCCGCTCGGGCTCGGGCGGCAACGGCTGCGTCAGCTTCCGGCGTGAAAAATTCATTGAATTCGGCGGGCCCGATGGCGGCGACGGCGGGCGGGGTGGCGATGTCTGGGTGGAATGTGTGCCGGCCCTGAACACCCTCATCGACTTTCGCTATCAACAGCACTTTTTTGCCGTCGACGGGCGCCCGGGCATGGGCAAACAGCGCACCGGCAAGGACGGCGATGACATCGTGTTGCGGGTCCCGGCTGGCACCGAGATTCTGGAGGATGACGGCGAAACGGTCATCGTGGATGTCACCGAGGTCGGGCAGCGCTATTTACTGGCCAAGGGCGGCAACGGCGGTTGGGGCAACCTGAATTTCAAGTCGTCCACCAACCAGTCACCGCGCCGCGCGAACCCGGGCCAGGAGGGGGTCGAGCGGGAGATCTGGTTGCGCCTGAAACTGATCGCCGATGCGGGTTTGGCGGGGCTTCCCAACGCCGGAAAGTCAACCTTTCTGGCGGCCACCTCGAATGCGCGACCCAAGATTGCCGATTATCCGTTCACGACGCTTCACCCCAATCTGGGCGTTGTGGGCATTGACGGGCGCGAATTCGTCATGGCCGATATTCCCGGCCTCATCGAGGGTGCCAGCGAGGGGCGGGGTTTGGGGGACCAGTTTCTGGGTCATATCGAACGCTGTTCGGTGTTGCTGCATATTGTCGATGGCACCTCTGAGGACGTGGCCGAAGATTTTCGCATCATTGACACCGAGTTGAAGCTCTATTCTGAAATCGTCTCGGAAAAGCCGCGCATCGTCGCATTGAACAAATCGGACGCCCTGACCGACGAAGAATTGGCCGAGCGGACGGCGGCGCTTGAGCAAGCCTGCGGGTCGCGGGTCTATGTGATGTCGGCGGCGACGAGCAAGGGTGTATTGCAGGTGCTTCGCGCGATCTGGACCGAGATTTCCGCGCAACGCGCCGAGGCATCGTCGGATGAGGAGATTGAGCCGTGGCGTCCCTGA
- a CDS encoding GNAT family N-acetyltransferase: MPVKTPSDRTQPVITSERLVLRPLRADDVALLAKYSSDKRVAFGTRSIPHPLPPEASATFINAAMADDREEDVWAIDGTETYGVSLLGVISLKALDRSQSQIGYWIAPDYWHSGVASEAVRVLLDNNPHDNRTVFAEVFQDNPVSARILTHAGFEYIGDAEAFAVSRNCAVPTWTYLRLMG; encoded by the coding sequence ATGCCCGTGAAGACCCCAAGCGACCGCACGCAACCCGTGATAACGTCTGAACGGCTGGTTTTGCGACCATTGCGCGCCGATGACGTGGCTCTGCTCGCCAAATATTCATCCGACAAGAGGGTCGCCTTTGGAACGCGGTCAATTCCGCACCCCTTGCCACCTGAGGCAAGTGCGACCTTTATCAACGCCGCAATGGCCGATGACCGTGAAGAAGACGTTTGGGCCATTGATGGCACAGAGACGTATGGTGTTTCGCTGCTGGGGGTGATCTCGCTCAAGGCGCTGGACCGCAGTCAAAGTCAGATCGGCTATTGGATCGCGCCAGACTATTGGCATTCGGGCGTGGCCTCCGAAGCGGTGCGTGTTCTGCTGGACAACAATCCACACGACAACCGAACCGTGTTCGCCGAGGTGTTTCAGGACAACCCCGTGTCGGCGCGCATTCTGACCCACGCTGGCTTTGAGTATATCGGCGACGCCGAAGCCTTTGCCGTCTCTCGCAACTGCGCGGTGCCGACCTGGACCTATCTGCGGCTCATGGGCTGA
- the rpmA gene encoding 50S ribosomal protein L27 — MAHKKAGGSSRNGRDSVGRRLGVKLYGGQSVIAGNIIVRQRGTKHWPGEGVGMGRDHTLFALSDGQISFTKGLKGRSFVSVVPVAEAAE; from the coding sequence ATGGCTCACAAAAAAGCAGGCGGTTCATCCCGCAACGGTCGCGACTCAGTCGGACGTCGCTTGGGCGTGAAATTGTATGGTGGTCAGTCGGTCATCGCTGGCAACATCATCGTGCGTCAACGCGGCACCAAGCACTGGCCGGGCGAGGGCGTTGGCATGGGGCGTGATCACACGCTGTTCGCACTGTCGGACGGCCAGATCTCGTTCACCAAGGGCCTGAAAGGGCGCAGCTTCGTGTCGGTCGTCCCGGTAGCCGAGGCCGCCGAGTAA
- a CDS encoding 50S ribosomal protein L21, with translation MFAVLKTGGKQYRVQSGDVLRVERLAADAGETVQFNEILMVGGDETVIGAPLVAGAAVQAQVIDQIKGDKVIHFVKRRRKHSSQRTKGHRQKLTLVRVTDILSSGADASGVKAAIGSGSVSGAALAAGASAAVSAPKAAKKAPAKAAAAPAAEVAAVRPANLLTEARGGVADDLKKISGVGPKLEGTLHENGVFHFDQIAAWDEAGIAYMDDKLSFKGRIARDNWIEQAATLAAEKE, from the coding sequence ATGTTTGCAGTCCTCAAAACTGGTGGCAAGCAGTACCGTGTTCAGTCGGGAGACGTCTTGCGCGTCGAACGTCTGGCGGCCGATGCTGGTGAAACCGTGCAGTTCAACGAAATTCTGATGGTTGGTGGCGACGAGACCGTGATCGGTGCTCCGCTTGTTGCGGGCGCGGCTGTTCAGGCTCAGGTCATCGACCAGATCAAGGGTGACAAGGTCATCCACTTCGTCAAGCGTCGCCGCAAGCACAGCTCGCAGCGCACCAAGGGACATCGTCAAAAGCTGACGCTGGTTCGTGTGACCGATATCCTGTCCTCGGGCGCGGATGCGTCGGGCGTCAAAGCCGCGATCGGCTCTGGCTCGGTTTCGGGTGCGGCGCTGGCTGCCGGCGCTTCTGCGGCCGTTTCGGCACCAAAGGCTGCCAAGAAGGCACCGGCCAAAGCTGCTGCTGCACCCGCCGCAGAAGTCGCGGCAGTGCGTCCGGCAAACCTGCTGACCGAAGCTCGTGGTGGCGTGGCTGACGATCTGAAAAAGATCTCGGGCGTCGGGCCGAAGCTTGAGGGCACGCTGCATGAAAATGGTGTCTTCCATTTTGATCAGATCGCGGCCTGGGACGAAGCCGGCATTGCCTATATGGATGACAAGCTGTCGTTCAAAGGCCGTATCGCGCGTGACAATTGGATCGAACAGGCCGCTACTTTGGCCGCTGAGAAGGAGTAA
- a CDS encoding trypsin-like serine peptidase, producing MARTQGGGGIGSQLGSVPSAPNANPSLPIGSSGGVASGAPQVTQAHQGIVERVGRRFTNMYSDLTPPTSEIESQSGEISAQNYGINNRDTWYHFNDSLVVPYPIYYAPYRSTGRYVFVAADGLTYHCTASLINQTILVTAGHCVHNGNGSASGWNTSGVFYPAYSNRYSASEQRYGSCQVTSLTTTTGWYNNGALNEGEDVALALCGRLSGAGWGYVNNRFPGQVLGYYGFCYSNCVMGYNFLTQLGYPANYYRGLHMTEGQHMAETAMSGGPDYVFGSGMQGGSSGGPQIQNIGLLWDLASDRGQNTQRNVIYAVTSWGYTNQSIKLQGASPLSGDQNRNDFVAMFNQICALSRATYGNSTCQLM from the coding sequence GTGGCGCGAACTCAGGGCGGTGGTGGTATTGGCTCACAACTTGGGAGCGTTCCGTCTGCGCCAAACGCAAACCCGAGTTTGCCCATTGGCAGTTCGGGCGGTGTGGCGTCAGGCGCGCCACAGGTTACGCAAGCACATCAAGGTATTGTCGAGCGTGTCGGGCGCCGCTTTACCAACATGTATTCGGATCTGACCCCCCCAACGAGCGAAATCGAAAGCCAGTCTGGCGAGATCAGCGCACAGAATTATGGCATTAACAACCGCGATACCTGGTATCATTTCAACGACTCGTTGGTGGTGCCGTATCCCATTTACTACGCGCCATATCGGTCGACAGGGCGCTATGTCTTTGTGGCCGCGGATGGTCTGACTTACCATTGCACAGCATCACTCATTAACCAGACGATTCTGGTCACGGCGGGCCATTGCGTGCACAATGGCAACGGTTCGGCCTCGGGATGGAACACGAGTGGCGTCTTCTATCCGGCGTATAGCAATCGCTATAGTGCGTCTGAGCAGCGCTATGGCTCTTGCCAGGTGACGTCGCTGACAACCACAACTGGTTGGTACAATAACGGCGCACTGAATGAAGGCGAAGATGTCGCTTTGGCCCTGTGTGGTCGTTTGTCCGGCGCAGGGTGGGGCTATGTGAACAATCGGTTCCCCGGCCAAGTCCTCGGGTATTATGGGTTCTGCTATAGTAACTGCGTAATGGGATACAATTTCCTGACCCAATTGGGCTATCCCGCGAACTACTATCGCGGTTTGCACATGACAGAAGGACAACATATGGCCGAAACTGCGATGAGCGGCGGACCTGATTATGTGTTCGGCTCGGGAATGCAGGGCGGATCCAGCGGCGGGCCTCAGATTCAAAACATCGGTCTGCTGTGGGACTTGGCGTCAGATCGCGGCCAAAACACGCAGCGCAATGTCATTTATGCTGTGACGTCCTGGGGCTATACCAACCAATCGATCAAGCTTCAGGGCGCCTCACCATTGAGCGGAGATCAAAATCGCAACGATTTTGTGGCCATGTTCAATCAGATTTGTGCGCTGTCGCGTGCGACCTATGGCAACTCGACGTGCCAGCTGATGTAA
- a CDS encoding glycosyltransferase family 2 protein, with translation MSLPRIGVVIRTKDRPLFVTRALKSVLDQTSTTWKVMLVNDGGDAELLIKTIADAGLSAPFDSGRMTVKSLPKSVGRSEAFNIAARALETEFVCCLDDDDTWEPSFLEEALDLYDRTLPLAADLGGVAALVTAVREDIIVENGEEKIIPLGSEDLPHAFKRKDFFINPIAYATYRHDLYPVQWMLKRDSVLYVGGFPVDFSVMEDRAFMTRFLQHWRLAVLDKPLAFHHRRIRRSGDQTQTIAMNTLDNPSYDWRLYSDLAKIEVNSPIGDAKDGPLSSRLAGDLIRASSATIIKELNDETSALWHKLNGEAVSLRARIDSLEARLGAVAPMQEVEAPPKQRVWSLWDAVGEKDRGYVLSSTHPFLDRFTLEMSDDQPGILFHASPSQRRMVLQVPKTLDHTALDLSLAGLGDTEGWLRCELILSASDGYLFQTGLSSTHRDKLGRKTSSFDESHVHSCPPGGSVKIVRDFPASLLRKGAAPKLSIVLPRQAQNFRLSCRDLVVSRL, from the coding sequence ATGAGTCTGCCTCGCATTGGTGTTGTGATACGCACAAAGGATCGCCCGCTGTTTGTCACGCGCGCGCTGAAATCCGTGTTGGATCAAACATCTACGACATGGAAGGTCATGCTGGTCAACGACGGCGGCGATGCGGAATTGTTGATCAAAACCATTGCGGATGCCGGATTGAGCGCCCCGTTCGACAGTGGTCGCATGACCGTGAAGTCGCTTCCAAAATCCGTCGGGCGCTCAGAGGCCTTCAATATCGCTGCACGCGCGCTTGAAACGGAGTTTGTCTGTTGTCTCGACGACGATGACACATGGGAGCCGTCATTCCTTGAAGAAGCGCTTGATCTTTATGATCGCACCCTGCCCCTTGCGGCCGATCTGGGCGGCGTGGCGGCGCTGGTCACGGCAGTGCGAGAGGACATCATCGTTGAGAACGGTGAAGAAAAAATCATCCCGCTGGGATCAGAAGACCTGCCACATGCGTTCAAGCGCAAGGACTTCTTCATCAACCCGATCGCCTACGCAACCTATCGCCACGATCTCTATCCGGTTCAATGGATGCTGAAGCGCGACTCCGTCCTGTACGTCGGCGGCTTTCCGGTTGATTTCAGCGTGATGGAGGATCGCGCCTTCATGACGCGGTTCTTGCAGCATTGGCGGCTTGCGGTGCTGGACAAACCCTTGGCGTTTCACCATCGCCGCATCCGCCGTTCCGGCGATCAAACGCAAACCATCGCGATGAATACGCTGGACAATCCGTCCTATGACTGGCGCTTGTATTCCGACCTCGCGAAAATCGAGGTCAACTCACCCATCGGCGACGCCAAGGATGGCCCGTTGTCATCGCGCCTGGCCGGCGATCTGATCCGCGCATCCTCGGCAACGATCATCAAGGAGCTCAACGACGAGACCAGCGCCTTGTGGCACAAGCTCAATGGCGAAGCCGTGTCGCTGCGCGCGCGCATCGACAGCCTGGAGGCGCGGCTGGGCGCCGTCGCCCCGATGCAAGAGGTGGAAGCCCCGCCAAAGCAACGCGTCTGGTCGCTCTGGGACGCGGTCGGAGAGAAGGATCGTGGCTATGTCCTGTCCTCGACCCATCCGTTTCTCGATCGGTTCACGCTGGAAATGTCAGACGATCAACCGGGGATCCTCTTTCATGCCTCGCCGTCGCAGCGCCGCATGGTGTTGCAGGTTCCGAAAACACTGGATCACACGGCGCTGGATTTGTCCCTGGCGGGTCTTGGCGACACCGAAGGTTGGTTGCGCTGCGAGTTGATCCTGAGCGCCTCGGATGGATATTTGTTCCAGACCGGGCTATCATCCACCCACCGTGACAAACTGGGCCGAAAGACATCGTCCTTTGACGAATCCCACGTTCATTCCTGCCCGCCCGGCGGGTCGGTCAAAATCGTGCGTGATTTTCCCGCCTCCTTGCTGCGCAAAGGCGCTGCGCCAAAACTCTCCATCGTTCTCCCCCGTCAAGCCCAGAATTTCCGCTTGAGCTGCCGCGACCTCGTCGTCAGCCGCCTTTGA